A genomic region of Granulicella cerasi contains the following coding sequences:
- a CDS encoding glutamate synthase-related protein, protein MSQKHSDELRVRKNGAQEQPSTIATRAVITANGAKLTSLVDPIFDHDSCGVGFVASALYKPSRKILEDALTALSRLAHRGAVAADGKSSDGVGVMTGVPRKLLLESVGIELADDQVLGVGMLFTPPGARPVENVVDSCLRSQELEVLCWREVPIRPEALGEIALSTMPVIRQVLVKDAAKHDLGPMERRLYLARKQFERAVENGEVEGYFCSLSSTTLVYKSMCEGKLLPEFFVDLQSPAYTTPFAIFHQRYATNTLPAWHRAQPGRKLGHNGEINTVWGNRARMDARDSSLPVECKPVLTKDGTDSTSLDETIELISQNGRTIAEAVRMLLPPAMTKRFHPFLKYHQDVAEPWDGPAAIAFSDGVVVGAALDRNGLRPCRYAITSDGLVVAGSEAGLVDLDPATVIESGRLGPGEMLGVDMSERKIYHNDEMLDEFDVRATYVELAEDTALEAIDAGAVSSGEELQRLQKGFGYTKEDVNMILKPMAATGKDAVWSMGDDTPLAFLAKSPRPLYAFFRQRFAQVTNPAIDPLRESVVVSLHSRLGPWAHMLDKNAPLPGLSMDSPFLSLGQMAALRAGAYPHKEDLRLHELSCTFTPNFSLEQATDSLAREAVELVRSGVRILVLTDRGASESALPVPMAMATGMVHEALVAAGLRTLCGIAVEAGDARDVHHMAVLLGYGAGAICPWLALETAGSLAPEGTDGEAYMLKSLDAGIAKIMSKMGISVVNSYRCAHLFDILGLHRSVVDRCFPGTPAPLSGVGFAELDRRLRMSWNAPAVDGTPVADLADYGWVRFRKSDVSEPHKWAPLNVKALQTVMGSTRQGIPAEDPASAFQIFSRSVDQGEPATLRELLEVRPAGPELALEDVEKPDTLCHRFIASAMSLGSLSPEAHQTITAAMNMIGARSNTGEGGEDPAVYRAQGSGPRAQGPEGGAAVEVAGSGGGAAVAELVQAPAVHTGVSLNNRIKQIASGRFGVTAEYLAHAEEIEIKVAQGAKPGEGGQLPGHKVSGLIARLRHAQPGVGLISPPPHHDIYSIEDLAQLIYDLKRVNPKAAVGVKLVSSMGVGTVAAGVAKAYADFIVIAGNNGGTGAAALSSIKYAGNPWELGLAEAQQLLRANGMRGRVRLRADGGLSTARDVLIAALLGADEYAFGTAVLVALGCDMARQCHLNTCPTGIATQKPELRAKFRGKPEHVVVLFQQIAADLQKLLAKFGLRSLEEAIGRVDLLEQVRFEGNLDLTPVLAQVGEGPTRWEGGFNTRPGEDHPIDEPWVAPAIEAAKKGEKFYVKSEINNEHRSIGARLAGEAALLRVKGELDTIDATFDLEGTAGQSFGAFAGTGNTIILTGQANDFVGKGLSGADLIIRPVGRAAEESHEHVLLGNVALYGATAGRMFAAGRVGERFAVRNSGVTTVVEGAGDHACEYMTGGTAVILGRIGINFGAGMTGGTAWVWDIDGDILRDTRYHTEFLEAVKFDDATPEQQAGLHALVKQQKELAHSKLAEKMLAKWPAYTPQMVLFVPKPQ, encoded by the coding sequence ATGTCCCAAAAACACAGCGACGAACTGCGCGTTCGTAAGAACGGCGCTCAAGAACAGCCTTCCACCATCGCTACCCGTGCCGTGATTACGGCCAATGGTGCCAAGCTGACTTCGCTGGTCGATCCTATTTTTGACCATGATTCGTGCGGCGTAGGCTTTGTGGCCAGCGCGCTCTATAAGCCGTCGCGCAAGATCCTCGAGGACGCGCTGACGGCGTTGTCGCGCCTGGCGCACCGCGGCGCTGTGGCTGCCGACGGCAAGTCGTCGGACGGCGTCGGTGTGATGACCGGCGTGCCGCGCAAGCTGCTGCTGGAGTCCGTGGGCATCGAACTGGCTGACGATCAGGTGTTGGGCGTCGGTATGTTGTTTACGCCGCCGGGTGCTCGTCCTGTTGAGAATGTCGTGGACAGCTGTCTGCGTTCGCAGGAGCTCGAAGTGCTGTGTTGGCGCGAGGTCCCGATTCGCCCCGAAGCGTTGGGTGAGATCGCGCTGTCGACAATGCCGGTGATCCGCCAGGTACTGGTGAAGGACGCGGCCAAGCACGACCTCGGCCCGATGGAGCGTCGCCTTTATCTCGCGCGCAAGCAGTTTGAGCGCGCGGTGGAGAACGGCGAAGTAGAAGGCTACTTCTGCTCGCTGAGCTCGACGACGCTGGTCTACAAGTCGATGTGCGAAGGCAAGTTGTTGCCGGAGTTCTTTGTCGATCTGCAGTCGCCGGCTTACACGACGCCGTTTGCGATCTTCCACCAGCGCTATGCGACGAACACGCTGCCGGCGTGGCATCGCGCACAGCCGGGCCGCAAGCTCGGACACAACGGCGAAATCAACACTGTGTGGGGAAACCGTGCTCGCATGGATGCGCGTGATTCTTCGCTGCCGGTGGAGTGCAAGCCAGTGCTGACGAAGGATGGCACGGACTCGACCTCGCTGGACGAGACGATCGAGCTGATCTCGCAGAACGGGCGCACAATCGCCGAAGCGGTGCGTATGTTGCTGCCGCCTGCGATGACGAAGCGCTTCCATCCGTTTTTGAAGTACCACCAGGATGTGGCGGAGCCGTGGGATGGGCCGGCGGCGATTGCGTTCTCTGACGGCGTAGTCGTGGGCGCGGCGCTGGATCGTAACGGTCTGCGTCCCTGCCGTTATGCGATCACGAGCGATGGACTTGTGGTGGCGGGCTCGGAAGCGGGGCTGGTGGATCTTGATCCGGCGACGGTGATTGAGTCGGGACGTCTGGGGCCGGGCGAGATGCTGGGCGTCGATATGTCTGAACGCAAGATCTATCACAACGACGAAATGCTCGATGAGTTCGACGTGCGCGCAACGTACGTGGAGCTGGCAGAAGACACTGCGCTCGAGGCGATTGACGCCGGAGCGGTGTCGAGCGGTGAGGAGTTGCAACGTCTTCAGAAGGGCTTCGGTTACACGAAGGAAGACGTGAACATGATCTTGAAGCCCATGGCCGCGACGGGCAAGGACGCCGTGTGGTCGATGGGCGACGATACGCCGTTGGCGTTCCTGGCGAAGTCGCCGCGTCCGCTGTATGCGTTCTTCCGCCAGCGCTTTGCGCAGGTGACGAACCCTGCGATCGATCCGCTGCGCGAGAGCGTGGTGGTGAGCCTGCACTCGCGTCTGGGGCCGTGGGCGCACATGCTGGATAAGAACGCTCCGCTGCCGGGGCTTTCGATGGATTCGCCGTTCCTGTCCCTGGGGCAGATGGCGGCGTTGCGCGCGGGGGCCTACCCGCACAAGGAAGACCTGCGCCTGCATGAGTTGAGCTGCACGTTCACGCCGAACTTCTCACTGGAGCAGGCGACCGATAGCCTGGCTCGCGAGGCGGTGGAACTGGTGCGCTCAGGTGTGCGCATTCTGGTGCTGACCGACCGTGGGGCAAGCGAGAGTGCTCTGCCTGTGCCGATGGCAATGGCGACCGGCATGGTGCATGAGGCACTGGTGGCGGCTGGGCTGCGTACGCTGTGCGGTATCGCGGTGGAAGCGGGTGATGCTCGTGACGTGCACCATATGGCGGTGTTGTTGGGCTATGGCGCAGGCGCGATCTGCCCGTGGCTGGCGCTCGAGACGGCTGGTTCGCTGGCTCCTGAAGGCACCGACGGCGAAGCGTACATGCTGAAGTCGCTGGACGCAGGCATTGCAAAGATCATGTCGAAAATGGGCATTTCGGTAGTGAACAGCTATCGTTGCGCGCATCTGTTTGACATCCTCGGTCTGCATCGCAGCGTGGTGGATCGTTGTTTCCCCGGAACGCCTGCGCCGCTGTCGGGTGTCGGATTTGCGGAGTTGGATCGCCGTCTGCGCATGAGCTGGAATGCTCCTGCGGTAGATGGCACGCCGGTCGCTGATCTGGCCGACTACGGGTGGGTGCGCTTCCGCAAGAGCGATGTAAGCGAGCCGCATAAGTGGGCTCCGCTAAACGTGAAGGCGTTGCAGACGGTGATGGGTTCGACGCGTCAGGGGATCCCCGCGGAAGACCCGGCGAGCGCGTTCCAGATCTTCTCGCGTTCGGTGGATCAGGGGGAGCCCGCGACGCTGCGTGAGTTGCTGGAGGTGCGTCCGGCTGGGCCGGAGTTGGCGCTGGAAGATGTGGAGAAGCCGGACACGCTTTGCCACCGCTTCATCGCGAGCGCGATGTCGCTGGGTTCGCTGAGCCCGGAGGCTCATCAGACGATTACGGCGGCGATGAACATGATCGGCGCGCGCTCGAACACGGGCGAAGGCGGCGAAGACCCTGCGGTGTATCGTGCACAGGGTTCAGGCCCCAGGGCCCAGGGCCCAGAGGGTGGAGCGGCCGTTGAGGTTGCTGGTTCAGGTGGTGGTGCGGCTGTGGCGGAACTGGTGCAGGCTCCGGCGGTGCACACGGGCGTGAGCCTGAACAACCGCATTAAGCAGATTGCTTCGGGACGCTTTGGCGTGACCGCGGAGTATCTCGCTCATGCGGAGGAGATCGAGATCAAGGTAGCGCAGGGAGCCAAGCCCGGTGAGGGCGGACAGCTTCCGGGGCATAAGGTTTCGGGCTTGATTGCACGTCTGCGTCATGCGCAGCCGGGGGTGGGACTGATCTCGCCGCCGCCGCACCATGACATCTACTCGATCGAAGACCTCGCGCAGTTGATCTATGACTTGAAGCGCGTGAATCCGAAGGCGGCGGTCGGCGTAAAGCTGGTGTCGTCGATGGGCGTGGGCACGGTGGCGGCAGGTGTGGCCAAGGCGTATGCCGACTTCATCGTGATCGCCGGCAACAATGGCGGCACCGGTGCTGCAGCGCTTTCGAGCATCAAGTACGCGGGCAATCCGTGGGAGCTTGGCCTGGCCGAGGCGCAGCAGTTGCTGCGTGCGAACGGTATGCGTGGCCGCGTGCGTCTGCGTGCGGACGGTGGTCTGTCGACGGCGCGCGATGTGCTGATCGCCGCGTTGCTCGGCGCTGATGAGTATGCGTTCGGCACGGCGGTCCTCGTGGCGCTGGGCTGCGACATGGCTCGCCAGTGCCACTTGAATACCTGCCCGACGGGCATCGCCACGCAGAAGCCGGAGCTTCGTGCGAAGTTCCGCGGCAAGCCGGAGCATGTGGTCGTGCTCTTCCAGCAGATCGCAGCGGACTTGCAGAAGTTGCTGGCGAAGTTTGGCTTGCGTTCGCTGGAAGAGGCGATCGGCCGTGTGGACCTTCTCGAGCAGGTGCGGTTTGAGGGCAATCTCGACCTGACGCCGGTGCTGGCGCAGGTGGGCGAGGGCCCGACGCGCTGGGAGGGTGGCTTCAACACGCGGCCGGGCGAGGACCATCCGATCGATGAGCCGTGGGTTGCGCCTGCGATCGAAGCGGCGAAGAAGGGCGAGAAGTTCTACGTCAAGTCGGAGATCAACAACGAACATCGTTCCATCGGTGCGCGCCTTGCGGGTGAAGCTGCGTTGCTGCGCGTGAAGGGCGAGCTCGACACGATCGATGCGACGTTCGATCTCGAAGGTACGGCAGGCCAGTCGTTCGGCGCGTTCGCAGGCACGGGCAACACGATCATCCTGACGGGGCAGGCGAATGACTTCGTCGGCAAGGGCCTGAGCGGCGCTGACCTGATCATTCGTCCGGTGGGACGCGCGGCGGAGGAGTCGCACGAGCATGTTCTGCTGGGCAACGTGGCGCTCTACGGCGCGACGGCTGGGCGCATGTTCGCGGCGGGCCGCGTGGGCGAGCGCTTTGCGGTGCGTAACTCAGGTGTGACGACGGTGGTGGAAGGCGCAGGCGATCATGCCTGCGAATACATGACTGGCGGCACGGCGGTGATTCTCGGTCGCATCGGCATCAACTTCGGCGCGGGCATGACGGGCGGCACGGCGTGGGTTTGGGACATCGATGGCGATATCCTGCGCGATACGCGCTACCACACGGAGTTCCTGGAAGCGGTGAAGTTCGACGATGCGACACCGGAGCAGCAGGCTGGCCTGCACGCGCTGGTGAAGCAGCAGAAGGAGCTTGCGCACAGCAAGCTCGCGGAGAAGATGCTGGCGAAGTGGCCGGCATACACGCCGCAGATGGTGCTGTTTGTGCCGAAGCCGCAGTAA
- a CDS encoding glycoside hydrolase family 32 protein — MNALLALLIVFVLQGVGFAQSEPYRPQVHFSPREHWTNDPNGLVYFEGEYHLFYQYNPQGDVWGHMSWGHAVSKDLLHWQELPVALPEHGGEMIFTGSVVVDERNSSGLCAGGTPCMVAVYTGHHIIGGDSKRYTQDQNLAVSQDRGRTWSFYKGNPVLDLHMKEFRDPSVTWNEPRKAWLMAVALPDDHVVAMYSSPDLKKWEKISSFGPAGDVAGQWECPDLLKVPVEGSAESVWALKVGLNPGGLQGGSGEQYFIGTFDGTSFKRLPSQQENGWTDWGKDSYCAISYNHLPAGEKPVLLGWMSNWEYAAEVPTKPWRGQMTLPRRLSARLVEGKYVLVQQPVVEALHGAELKDASAAVATPVEYRVSLQPDKAGSAGVRVRYDATHWVDVGFDVKRGVMFVDRSHSSVPVAKGFAVRTEAKMLRSLPLDLDVIVDASSVEVFAQQGAIAMTNLVYPPSGQVALEPLGAEVKMRARGWTLRK, encoded by the coding sequence ATGAATGCGCTGTTGGCGTTATTGATCGTATTCGTCTTGCAGGGCGTTGGGTTCGCGCAGAGCGAGCCGTATCGCCCGCAGGTGCATTTTTCGCCGCGCGAGCATTGGACGAATGATCCGAATGGGCTCGTGTACTTCGAGGGCGAGTACCACCTCTTTTATCAGTACAACCCGCAGGGCGACGTGTGGGGCCACATGAGTTGGGGCCATGCGGTATCGAAGGACTTACTGCATTGGCAAGAGTTGCCGGTGGCGCTGCCGGAGCATGGTGGCGAGATGATCTTCACCGGCAGCGTAGTCGTGGATGAGCGGAACTCCAGCGGGCTCTGCGCAGGGGGAACGCCTTGCATGGTGGCGGTGTATACGGGACACCACATCATCGGCGGCGACTCGAAGCGTTATACGCAGGACCAGAACCTGGCGGTGAGCCAGGATCGCGGCCGGACGTGGAGCTTCTATAAAGGCAATCCGGTGCTCGACCTGCACATGAAGGAATTTCGTGACCCGAGTGTGACATGGAACGAGCCACGCAAGGCCTGGCTGATGGCGGTCGCGTTGCCGGACGATCACGTTGTGGCGATGTATAGCTCACCGGACCTGAAGAAGTGGGAGAAGATTTCAAGCTTTGGACCTGCGGGGGATGTAGCGGGGCAGTGGGAGTGCCCTGATTTGCTAAAGGTGCCGGTCGAAGGCTCGGCCGAGAGCGTCTGGGCGCTGAAGGTGGGGCTGAATCCCGGCGGACTGCAGGGCGGTTCGGGAGAGCAATACTTCATCGGAACGTTTGACGGGACGAGTTTCAAGCGACTCCCGAGCCAGCAGGAGAACGGCTGGACGGACTGGGGCAAGGATAGCTACTGCGCGATCAGCTATAACCATTTGCCCGCAGGCGAGAAGCCGGTGCTCCTTGGCTGGATGAGCAACTGGGAGTACGCGGCGGAGGTGCCGACAAAGCCCTGGCGCGGACAGATGACGCTGCCACGGCGCTTGAGCGCGCGCCTGGTGGAGGGCAAGTATGTTCTGGTGCAACAGCCGGTGGTCGAGGCGCTGCATGGTGCGGAGTTGAAGGACGCGAGCGCGGCGGTGGCAACCCCGGTGGAGTATCGGGTGTCATTGCAGCCCGACAAGGCGGGGTCGGCCGGTGTCCGGGTGCGCTACGATGCGACGCATTGGGTGGATGTGGGGTTCGATGTGAAGCGTGGCGTGATGTTTGTCGATCGCTCACACTCGAGTGTGCCGGTGGCGAAGGGCTTCGCAGTGCGGACTGAGGCGAAGATGCTACGGTCGTTGCCGCTCGATCTGGATGTGATTGTGGATGCGTCGTCGGTGGAGGTCTTTGCGCAGCAGGGAGCGATTGCGATGACGAACCTCGTGTATCCGCCGAGTGGACAGGTTGCGCTCGAGCCACTGGGCGCCGAAGTGAAGATGCGGGCGCGTGGGTGGACGCTCAGGAAGTAG
- a CDS encoding arginine repressor has translation MKNQRHGVIRDLLIKAQVENQDVLRRKLAQRGIHVTQATLSRDIKELNLLKGPAGYALPESFAVPEEDDDEPELADVLGNFGLEVRQAQNLLVFLTTTGGAQPIAAHIDYEDWTEVVGTVAGDNTVLIICPDNKQATALKARLDGYIG, from the coding sequence ATGAAAAACCAACGCCACGGCGTCATTCGCGACCTTCTTATTAAGGCGCAAGTCGAGAACCAGGACGTCCTTCGCCGCAAGCTCGCGCAGCGCGGCATCCACGTCACGCAGGCCACGCTCTCACGCGACATCAAGGAGCTCAACCTCCTCAAAGGCCCTGCGGGCTACGCCCTGCCCGAGTCCTTCGCCGTGCCGGAAGAAGATGACGACGAACCCGAACTCGCCGACGTGCTCGGCAACTTCGGGCTCGAGGTGCGCCAGGCGCAGAACCTGCTCGTCTTCCTCACGACCACCGGCGGAGCGCAGCCCATCGCCGCGCACATTGATTACGAAGACTGGACCGAAGTTGTCGGCACCGTAGCCGGCGATAACACGGTTCTCATCATCTGCCCTGACAATAAGCAGGCAACCGCGCTCAAAGCGCGACTGGACGGATACATTGGCTAG
- the argC gene encoding N-acetyl-gamma-glutamyl-phosphate reductase, producing MASTPQNSLRVAVAGVTGYAGAELARILLDHPRFATNPPIFLGRPESEGGAAISLTSLHPNLSGLPNADDARVIPFDWNELQREGVELMFLATPHEQSREWSQQALAHNIRVVDLSAAWRLDTPAYRAIYKLEDTAATDALQQEAVYGSPELHAAEIKTARLVANPGCYATSVILGLSPVVRANIVDLSAGIIADAKSGVSGAGKAPTPGTHFMYAADNLSAYAIFGHRHTGELYEQLSLQPDQIQFTPHLLPIPRGILSTIYVRFTEPQTIMSLQALFDDFYRDAPLVRVRKSPMTPQIQHVVRTSFCDIGFQLSPDGKRAVIIACLDNLLKGAASQAVENMNLMAGWPQQEGLI from the coding sequence TTGGCTAGCACCCCGCAAAACTCGCTTCGTGTCGCTGTTGCCGGAGTCACCGGATACGCTGGTGCCGAGCTCGCGCGCATCCTGCTCGATCATCCGCGCTTCGCCACGAACCCGCCCATCTTCCTCGGTCGTCCCGAGTCCGAAGGCGGCGCAGCGATCTCGCTGACCTCGCTGCATCCGAACCTCTCCGGCCTGCCGAACGCCGATGACGCACGCGTTATTCCCTTTGACTGGAACGAGCTCCAGCGCGAAGGCGTCGAGCTGATGTTCCTCGCCACGCCCCACGAGCAGTCGCGCGAGTGGTCGCAGCAGGCGCTCGCGCATAACATCCGCGTCGTTGATCTTTCCGCTGCCTGGCGCCTCGACACGCCCGCATACCGCGCCATCTACAAACTCGAAGACACGGCCGCCACCGATGCGCTGCAGCAGGAAGCCGTTTACGGCTCGCCCGAACTGCACGCCGCCGAAATCAAGACCGCGCGCCTCGTCGCAAACCCTGGCTGCTACGCCACCTCGGTGATCCTCGGCCTCTCCCCCGTTGTGCGCGCGAACATCGTGGACCTCTCCGCAGGCATCATCGCGGACGCGAAGTCCGGCGTCTCCGGCGCGGGCAAGGCGCCCACCCCGGGCACGCACTTCATGTACGCCGCCGACAACCTCTCGGCCTACGCGATCTTCGGCCACCGCCACACCGGCGAGCTCTACGAACAGCTCAGCTTGCAGCCGGATCAGATCCAGTTCACGCCTCACCTCTTGCCCATTCCGCGCGGCATCCTTTCGACTATCTATGTGCGCTTCACGGAGCCGCAAACGATCATGTCGCTGCAGGCGCTCTTTGACGACTTCTACCGCGATGCGCCGCTCGTACGCGTTCGCAAGTCGCCGATGACGCCGCAGATCCAGCACGTAGTCCGCACCAGCTTCTGCGACATCGGCTTTCAGCTTTCGCCCGACGGCAAGCGCGCGGTCATCATCGCCTGCCTCGACAACCTCCTCAAGGGCGCAGCCTCGCAGGCCGTTGAAAACATGAATCTCATGGCCGGATGGCCGCAGCAGGAAGGCTTGATCTAA
- the argB gene encoding acetylglutamate kinase: MKFVIKLGGAGLENPETLALAAKSLTQLVEDGHKVAVVHGGGTQLTKLLAQLGKKSEFVAGLRVTDAETRDVALMVLGGRVNKTLVAALNKAGANAVGLTGGDGHVFKARKKHTEHDLGFVGEIAATDPKWLDAIWTLGAIPVISSIALGMDGEYYNINADEMASACAVATQADALVFLTDVPGVKGADGEVMRWLSLKDVPELQKQEVVSGGMLPKLNACKEALAHGVKRVRILPADAADLLPAFSSQRIDRGTEVLAA; the protein is encoded by the coding sequence ATGAAATTCGTCATCAAGCTCGGCGGCGCCGGCCTCGAAAATCCCGAAACCCTCGCCCTCGCCGCGAAGTCCCTGACGCAGCTCGTCGAAGACGGCCACAAAGTCGCGGTCGTCCACGGCGGCGGCACGCAGCTCACCAAGCTCCTCGCACAGCTCGGCAAAAAGTCCGAGTTCGTCGCAGGCCTCCGCGTCACCGACGCCGAAACCCGCGACGTCGCCCTCATGGTGCTCGGTGGCCGTGTGAACAAGACCCTCGTCGCCGCGCTGAACAAGGCAGGCGCGAACGCTGTCGGCCTCACCGGCGGCGACGGCCACGTCTTCAAGGCGCGCAAGAAGCACACCGAGCACGACCTCGGCTTCGTCGGCGAAATTGCCGCGACCGACCCCAAGTGGCTCGATGCCATCTGGACGTTGGGCGCGATCCCGGTCATCTCCTCCATCGCCCTCGGCATGGACGGCGAGTACTACAACATCAATGCCGACGAAATGGCATCGGCCTGCGCGGTCGCCACCCAGGCCGACGCGCTGGTCTTCCTCACCGACGTCCCCGGCGTGAAGGGCGCAGACGGCGAAGTGATGCGCTGGCTCTCGCTCAAAGACGTCCCCGAACTGCAGAAGCAGGAGGTCGTCTCCGGCGGCATGCTGCCCAAGCTGAACGCCTGCAAGGAAGCTCTCGCGCACGGCGTGAAGCGAGTCCGCATCCTGCCCGCCGACGCCGCTGATCTGCTGCCTGCCTTCAGCTCGCAGCGCATCGACCGAGGCACCGAAGTCCTCGCAGCCTAA
- a CDS encoding aspartate aminotransferase family protein has protein sequence MSLTDLQANESKLLFHTYARYPLELTRGEGVRLFDDAGNSYLDLLSGIGVSALGYGHPAITAAITQQASTLIHTSNLFYNAVTSDLALRLTEITGLDRAFFCNSGAEAWEAAIKLARAHALLLRNEGKQIGTKILALEHSFHGRTIGAVSTTHKTAYREPFAPVMPDVVFIPHNDVEALKATFDSSFCAIAFEVLQGEGGINPISQEFLATARELCDASGALLLLDEIQSGMGRTGKWTAYQHYGIQPDVTTLAKPLAGGIPMGAMVATEEAARAFTPGMHGTTFGGNPFACAVAVAVIDAIKNEGLLAHVTEVGEYFKQQLIDLSKKHSAIMEVRGTGFMLGAEIENADLAKSILEQMMFDKHIILNRTHETVLRFLPPYLITKTDVDTTIKALDELLVAAAVVA, from the coding sequence ATGAGCCTGACTGATCTTCAAGCGAACGAATCCAAGCTCCTGTTCCACACCTACGCCCGCTACCCGCTCGAGCTCACGCGCGGCGAAGGCGTGCGCCTCTTCGACGACGCCGGCAACAGCTACCTCGACCTGCTCAGCGGCATCGGCGTCTCCGCGCTCGGCTACGGCCACCCCGCCATCACCGCGGCCATCACCCAGCAGGCCAGCACGCTCATCCACACGAGCAACCTCTTCTACAACGCCGTCACCAGCGACCTCGCGCTGCGCCTCACCGAGATCACCGGCCTCGATCGCGCCTTCTTCTGCAACTCCGGCGCCGAAGCCTGGGAAGCCGCGATCAAGCTGGCGCGCGCCCACGCTCTGCTGCTGCGCAACGAGGGCAAGCAGATCGGCACGAAGATCCTCGCGCTCGAACACAGCTTCCACGGCCGCACCATCGGCGCCGTCTCCACGACGCACAAGACCGCTTACCGCGAGCCCTTCGCACCCGTGATGCCCGACGTCGTCTTCATCCCGCACAACGATGTCGAAGCCCTCAAGGCGACCTTCGACTCCAGCTTCTGCGCCATCGCGTTTGAAGTTCTCCAGGGCGAAGGCGGCATCAACCCTATCTCGCAGGAGTTCCTCGCCACCGCGCGCGAACTCTGCGACGCCTCCGGCGCACTCCTCCTGCTCGACGAGATTCAGTCCGGCATGGGACGCACGGGCAAGTGGACCGCTTACCAGCACTACGGCATCCAGCCGGATGTCACCACGCTCGCCAAGCCTCTCGCGGGCGGCATCCCCATGGGCGCGATGGTCGCCACCGAAGAGGCCGCGCGCGCCTTTACCCCCGGCATGCACGGCACGACCTTCGGCGGTAACCCCTTCGCCTGCGCGGTCGCCGTCGCGGTCATCGACGCCATCAAGAACGAGGGCCTGCTCGCGCACGTCACCGAAGTAGGCGAATACTTCAAGCAGCAGCTCATCGACCTCAGCAAGAAGCACTCGGCGATCATGGAAGTCCGCGGCACCGGCTTCATGCTCGGCGCAGAGATCGAGAACGCTGATCTCGCGAAGTCCATCCTCGAGCAGATGATGTTCGACAAGCACATCATCCTGAACCGTACGCACGAAACGGTCCTCCGCTTCCTGCCCCCGTACCTCATCACGAAGACCGACGTCGACACCACCATCAAGGCCCTCGACGAACTCCTCGTCGCCGCCGCTGTCGTCGCATAA
- the argF gene encoding ornithine carbamoyltransferase has protein sequence MDPIVIPTRGFSSKAAASLQSDTRFTEIAKGLAGRDLCSIADFSAEELAAVLELAHAVKEQPEEFRHALDAKQMVLFFEKASLRTRLTFESAINTTGGNAIFVDQTKEPLGQRESIPDVARNIERWMSVIVLRTFSHETITEMAANAKIPVINALSDLEHPCQAVADFMTLEERFGSVAGLKFTYVGDGNNVCHSLMLAAALLGVHMTIATPKGFEPSLEIIHKAIELAEQTGGTITLTHDATKAATGADAIYTDVCTSMGQEAEATKRAPIFKPYQVNEDLMSKATDSAVFMHCLPAHRGQEVTDAVLDSEQSVVFDQAENRMHAQKAITLMLLGGAKRLPKNKVRR, from the coding sequence ATGGATCCCATCGTCATTCCGACCCGCGGCTTCTCCTCCAAGGCCGCAGCATCCCTTCAGTCCGACACCCGTTTCACCGAGATCGCCAAGGGCCTCGCGGGCCGCGACCTCTGCTCCATCGCGGACTTCTCCGCTGAAGAGCTCGCCGCCGTGCTTGAGCTCGCGCACGCTGTCAAGGAACAGCCCGAGGAGTTCCGCCACGCCCTCGACGCCAAGCAGATGGTCCTCTTCTTCGAGAAGGCCTCGCTGCGCACGCGCCTCACCTTCGAGTCCGCCATCAACACCACCGGCGGCAACGCGATCTTCGTCGACCAGACCAAGGAACCCCTCGGTCAGCGCGAATCCATCCCCGACGTCGCTCGCAACATCGAGCGCTGGATGTCGGTCATCGTCCTGCGCACCTTCTCGCACGAGACCATCACCGAGATGGCCGCGAACGCCAAGATCCCAGTCATCAACGCGCTCTCTGACCTCGAGCACCCCTGCCAGGCCGTAGCCGACTTCATGACCCTCGAAGAGCGCTTCGGCTCCGTCGCGGGCCTCAAGTTCACCTACGTCGGCGACGGTAACAACGTCTGCCACTCGCTCATGCTCGCCGCCGCTCTGCTCGGTGTGCACATGACGATCGCCACGCCCAAGGGCTTTGAGCCCTCGCTCGAGATCATCCACAAGGCCATCGAACTCGCCGAACAAACCGGTGGCACGATCACCCTCACGCACGACGCCACCAAGGCCGCTACCGGCGCCGACGCCATCTACACCGACGTCTGCACAAGCATGGGCCAGGAGGCCGAAGCCACCAAGCGCGCTCCCATCTTCAAGCCCTACCAGGTGAACGAAGATCTGATGTCCAAGGCCACCGACTCGGCAGTCTTCATGCACTGCCTCCCCGCACACCGCGGCCAGGAAGTCACCGACGCCGTCCTCGACAGCGAACAGTCAGTAGTCTTCGACCAGGCCGAAAACCGCATGCACGCCCAGAAGGCGATCACCCTGATGCTCCTTGGCGGCGCCAAGCGCCTGCCCAAGAACAAGGTCCGCCGCTAA